A region of Lichenibacterium dinghuense DNA encodes the following proteins:
- a CDS encoding transketolase, translated as MDAPGAPPPNHLSNVSLAQRAYRIRRNALRMGEVQGQGYIAQALGIADVLAVSYFHAMTYRPADPEWEGRDRFLLSIGHYAIALYAALIEAGIIPEDEIETYGSDDSRLPMSGMAAYTPGMEITGGSLGHGLPIAVGVALGLRRKDSKSFVYNLFSDGELDEGSTWEAAMSAGSYKLRNLIGIVDVNQMQADGPSTGVLDFEPLLPKFEAFGWFAQRVEGNDLDAVVAAFDRARHSDVDKPRVVICDTRMGKGVPFLEERERNHFLRVEPDEWSRALDILDAGRPA; from the coding sequence ATGGACGCACCGGGCGCGCCGCCGCCGAACCATCTCTCCAACGTCAGCCTCGCCCAGCGCGCCTACCGGATCCGCCGCAACGCGCTCCGCATGGGCGAGGTGCAGGGCCAGGGCTACATCGCCCAGGCGCTCGGCATCGCCGACGTGCTGGCCGTCTCGTATTTCCACGCGATGACCTACCGGCCGGCGGATCCCGAGTGGGAAGGCCGCGACCGCTTCCTCCTCTCCATCGGCCATTATGCGATCGCCCTCTACGCCGCCCTGATCGAGGCCGGGATCATCCCCGAGGACGAGATCGAGACCTACGGGTCGGACGACAGCCGCCTGCCCATGTCCGGCATGGCGGCCTATACGCCCGGCATGGAGATCACCGGCGGCTCGCTCGGCCACGGGCTGCCGATCGCGGTCGGTGTGGCGCTCGGTCTCAGGCGCAAGGACTCGAAGAGCTTCGTCTACAACCTGTTCTCGGATGGCGAGCTCGATGAGGGATCGACCTGGGAGGCCGCCATGTCGGCCGGCTCCTACAAGCTCCGCAACCTGATCGGCATCGTCGACGTCAACCAGATGCAGGCCGACGGGCCCTCGACGGGCGTGCTCGACTTCGAGCCGCTCCTCCCCAAGTTCGAGGCCTTCGGCTGGTTCGCCCAGCGCGTCGAGGGCAACGACCTCGACGCCGTCGTCGCGGCCTTCGACCGCGCGCGCCACAGCGACGTGGACAAGCCGCGCGTCGTGATCTGCGACACCCGCATGGGGAAGGGCGTGCCCTTCCTGGAGGAGCGCGAGCGCAACCACTTCCTGCGCGTCGAACCCGACGAGTGGAGCCGCGCCCTGGACATCCTCGACGCCGGGAGGCCCGCATGA
- a CDS encoding LysR substrate-binding domain-containing protein: MRRPRRRPPVLNTISLSAVRAFEAAARHGSFRAAAAELNLSPSAVSHAVMNLEQALGIVLFERSGRVVRLSPDGERLIKHVGAAFEELRIGIETVTNRGPQLLRLHSAPSFAAQCLTPRLAAFLAAHPDVVVRLAASTDYPHLAADEFDADIVYGPVRGEGVVAVPLGEEVVTPLCAPSLAPSITSAESLLGLVLIQSDRKQVRWPDWFAANGLPAPPGGSGMRFDRSFLAIAAAADGLGVALESTRLAERELASGRLVAPLAGIAQDVRYVGHSLVYPKRGAGRRTLRVFAQWLLAELGEPPLPG; this comes from the coding sequence ATGCGTCGACCTCGTCGGCGACCGCCGGTGCTGAACACCATTTCGCTGTCGGCCGTCCGCGCCTTCGAGGCCGCGGCGCGGCATGGCTCGTTCCGGGCGGCCGCGGCCGAGCTCAACCTATCGCCGAGCGCCGTCAGCCATGCGGTGATGAACCTCGAACAGGCGCTCGGCATCGTGCTGTTCGAGCGCTCCGGGCGCGTGGTGCGGCTGAGCCCCGACGGCGAGCGGCTAATCAAGCATGTGGGTGCAGCCTTCGAGGAGCTGCGCATCGGCATCGAAACGGTGACGAACCGCGGCCCCCAGCTTCTGCGCCTCCATTCGGCGCCGAGCTTCGCGGCCCAGTGCCTGACGCCGCGCCTCGCGGCCTTCCTCGCAGCTCACCCGGACGTCGTCGTGCGGCTCGCCGCCAGCACGGATTATCCCCACCTCGCCGCCGATGAGTTCGACGCTGACATCGTCTACGGCCCCGTGCGGGGCGAGGGGGTCGTCGCGGTGCCGCTCGGCGAGGAGGTGGTGACGCCGCTCTGCGCACCCTCCCTGGCGCCGAGCATCACCAGCGCCGAGTCGCTGCTCGGCCTCGTGCTGATCCAGAGCGACCGCAAGCAGGTGCGATGGCCCGACTGGTTCGCCGCCAACGGCCTGCCCGCACCCCCGGGCGGCAGCGGCATGCGCTTCGACCGCAGCTTCCTCGCCATCGCGGCCGCGGCCGACGGGCTTGGGGTCGCGCTGGAATCGACGCGCCTCGCCGAGCGCGAGCTCGCCTCGGGCCGCCTCGTGGCGCCGCTCGCCGGCATCGCGCAGGACGTCCGCTACGTCGGCCACAGCCTCGTCTACCCGAAACGGGGCGCCGGGCGCCGGACCCTGCGCGTCTTCGCTCAATGGCTCCTCGCCGAGCTCGGCGAGCCGCCGCTCCCCGGATGA
- a CDS encoding SMP-30/gluconolactonase/LRE family protein has translation MDHAIFAAGVGAPEGPVTLAEGGLYVTEMSGDRLCVSHIDDEGTRRVVKTTGGRPNGLAVDGDGLLWIAEAGHRAVVCIAPDGREVLRIEGGDEGRFRFPNDLAFGPDGHLYLTDSGLALTDFLDGQNFRADYLDLAWDGRVYEIDPRAGVVLRCIDRGIRFTNGIAFDAAGALYANASFPGDIYRYDVFGAGEARRELFANVLQPDDNPGFKGPDGMKFGADGRIYCTVYGQGNVSVVDGSGRVAERLALHGPNPTNCAFAPAGRTLYVTEVGIGHVESLAVPCDGLPLHRPKLGRA, from the coding sequence ATGGATCACGCGATCTTCGCGGCGGGGGTCGGCGCGCCCGAGGGGCCGGTGACGCTGGCCGAGGGAGGGCTCTACGTCACCGAGATGTCGGGCGACCGGCTCTGCGTTTCGCACATCGATGACGAGGGGACGCGCCGCGTCGTCAAAACGACGGGCGGGCGTCCAAACGGGCTCGCGGTGGACGGCGACGGCCTCCTGTGGATCGCGGAAGCGGGCCACCGCGCCGTCGTCTGCATCGCCCCCGACGGGCGCGAGGTGCTGCGGATCGAGGGCGGCGACGAAGGGCGGTTCCGCTTCCCCAACGACCTCGCCTTCGGGCCGGACGGCCACCTCTACCTAACCGATTCGGGGCTCGCGCTGACGGACTTCCTCGACGGGCAGAATTTTCGAGCCGACTACCTAGACCTCGCCTGGGACGGCCGCGTCTACGAGATCGACCCCCGGGCCGGGGTGGTCCTGCGCTGCATCGATCGCGGCATCCGCTTCACCAACGGCATCGCCTTCGACGCCGCGGGCGCGCTCTACGCCAACGCCTCTTTCCCCGGCGACATCTACCGTTACGACGTGTTCGGCGCCGGCGAAGCCCGGCGCGAGCTCTTCGCCAACGTGCTCCAACCGGACGACAATCCAGGCTTCAAGGGACCGGACGGCATGAAGTTCGGCGCGGACGGGCGGATCTACTGCACGGTCTACGGCCAGGGGAACGTGTCGGTCGTCGACGGCTCCGGCAGGGTGGCGGAGCGCCTCGCCCTCCACGGCCCCAATCCGACCAACTGCGCCTTCGCGCCCGCGGGTCGCACCCTCTACGTGACCGAAGTCGGCATCGGCCACGTCGAGAGCCTCGCGGTGCCCTGCGACGGCCTGCCCCTGCACCGGCCGAAGCTCGGGCGCGCCTGA
- a CDS encoding IS5 family transposase (programmed frameshift), which yields MTQSEAIDFSNDEVWALWAPLIEAVRPKGKTLPQDLRRTLSAIVWRHDNGAKWRSVPPHLGPWWRAAQLSIRWSKLGVWQRLLELCQEGNLSLGLVFLDGTVIRAHHKAAGAGKKGVSGPERDEREALGRSRGGYGTKACMICDGRGRPVAFRLVPGQAHELPQAGPLLAGLPRAPQWVVADKGYAAHSFRDAIWDMGSRPAVPTKSNEAPVRCPAWIYNNRHQIENAWARLKEWRAVAARYEKTAASFMGVLCLAAVVQWIKP from the exons ATGACCCAGTCTGAAGCGATCGACTTTTCCAACGACGAGGTGTGGGCGCTGTGGGCGCCGCTGATTGAAGCAGTCCGGCCCAAGGGCAAGACTCTGCCCCAGGACCTGCGGCGCACCCTGTCGGCCATCGTGTGGCGCCACGACAACGGCGCCAAGTGGCGGAGCGTGCCGCCTCACCTGGGCCCGTGGTGGCGGGCTGCGCAACTGTCGATCCGCTGGTCCAAGCTCGGCGTGTGGCAGCGCCTTCTGGAACTGTGCCAGGAGGGCAACCTGTCGCTGGGCCTCGTGTTTCTGGACGGCACCGTGATCCGGGCTCACCACAAGGCGGCGGGCGCGG GAAAAAAGGGGGTCTCGGGGCCGGAGCGAGACGAGCGTGAAGCGCTGGGCCGCTCTCGTGGCGGCTACGGCACCAAGGCCTGCATGATCTGCGACGGCCGCGGCCGGCCCGTGGCGTTCCGCCTCGTGCCCGGGCAGGCGCACGAGTTGCCGCAGGCCGGCCCCTTGCTGGCGGGTCTGCCGCGGGCGCCGCAATGGGTGGTGGCCGACAAAGGCTATGCGGCCCACAGCTTCCGCGACGCGATCTGGGACATGGGCTCCAGACCCGCCGTCCCGACCAAGAGCAACGAGGCGCCCGTCCGCTGTCCGGCCTGGATCTACAACAACCGTCACCAGATCGAGAACGCCTGGGCGCGCCTCAAGGAATGGCGGGCCGTCGCGGCCCGCTACGAAAAGACTGCCGCATCCTTCATGGGTGTGCTCTGCCTCGCCGCCGTCGTGCAATGGATCAAGCCCTAA
- a CDS encoding transketolase family protein: MMRDKYRRPAPRPAGERLKTSAMIASIAGADQPTRPAPFGRALVELARTRPEIVGLSADLAKYTDLHIFAQAYPDRFYQMGMAEQLLMGAAAGLAREGFTPFATTYAVFASRRAYDFICMAIAEENLDVKICCALPGLTTGYGPSHQATEDLAIFRGLPNLTIVDPCDALDIEGAVPAIAAHKGPVYMRLLRGNVPIVLDRYDYSFELGRAKRIVDGSDVLFVSSGLMTMRALEAAERLATDNVKAAVLHVPTIKPLDVETILAEARRGGRLVVVAENHTVVGGLGEAVAGVLMREGVSVPFKQIGLPDAFLDAGALPTLHDRYGISTSAMVAAVKGWL, encoded by the coding sequence ATGATGCGCGACAAGTATCGCAGGCCGGCGCCCCGCCCCGCCGGGGAGCGGCTGAAGACCTCGGCCATGATCGCCTCGATCGCCGGGGCCGACCAGCCGACGCGGCCCGCGCCCTTCGGCCGCGCGCTGGTGGAGCTGGCCCGGACGCGCCCCGAGATCGTCGGCCTCAGCGCCGACCTCGCCAAATACACCGACCTGCACATCTTCGCGCAGGCCTATCCGGACCGCTTCTACCAGATGGGCATGGCCGAACAGCTGCTAATGGGCGCCGCGGCCGGCCTCGCGCGGGAAGGCTTCACGCCCTTCGCCACCACCTATGCGGTCTTCGCGTCGCGGCGAGCCTACGACTTCATCTGCATGGCGATCGCGGAGGAGAACCTCGACGTCAAGATCTGCTGCGCGCTGCCCGGCCTGACCACCGGATACGGGCCGAGCCACCAGGCGACGGAAGACCTCGCGATCTTCCGGGGCCTGCCCAACCTCACCATCGTAGACCCCTGCGACGCGCTCGACATCGAGGGGGCGGTGCCGGCCATCGCGGCCCACAAGGGGCCGGTCTACATGCGCCTCCTGCGGGGCAATGTTCCCATCGTGCTCGACAGGTACGACTACTCCTTCGAGCTCGGCCGGGCGAAGCGCATCGTGGACGGCTCGGACGTGCTGTTCGTGTCGAGCGGCCTGATGACCATGCGGGCGCTGGAAGCCGCCGAACGGCTCGCGACCGACAACGTGAAGGCGGCCGTGCTGCACGTGCCGACCATCAAGCCGCTCGACGTGGAAACGATCCTCGCCGAAGCGCGCCGGGGCGGACGCCTCGTCGTGGTGGCGGAGAACCACACGGTGGTGGGCGGCCTCGGCGAGGCCGTGGCGGGCGTGCTGATGCGCGAGGGCGTGTCCGTGCCGTTCAAGCAGATCGGCCTGCCGGACGCCTTCCTCGACGCGGGCGCGCTGCCGACGCTGCACGACCGCTACGGCATCTCGACCTCGGCCATGGTGGCGGCCGTGAAGGGATGGCTCTGA
- a CDS encoding sugar ABC transporter ATP-binding protein, with protein sequence MVEEAARPFALEARGIGKRFGATFVLKGASLRVRSGEIHALMGGNGAGKSTLIRIVAGDLEADAGTVRVDGAEGAPRGAVAVVHQELALLPHLSVAENIRLPAERGALRLYRSGRGDEAAARALALLDPRLPAAVLHRPAGALDLHQRQLVEIARALHSGARLLLLDEPTANLTFGESERLFAILRRLARDEGISAVLVSHRMNEIRAVADACTVIRDGRTAVDAAPLGEIDDDAIVAAMGQARAAVAPPVRRGEAQSGEPRLELRCGALAMALAAGDVLGLAGSPEGPGDLIGALIGAAPSRRWDIAFGGRPLRFRSPAEAVRRGIGYVSGDRAEKGLLATLPLTDNIVAGTRVARRARLALGREVQRAEAALRLLSIKATSVDVLPRTLSGGTQQKLLLARWLDTPPAVLVLEEPTRGVDVGTKRDIYEIVRGLAEAGTIVVWWSTEFSELAAVATRAIAFDLTGEPSALLDDLSDVALARATGMAA encoded by the coding sequence ATGGTGGAGGAGGCGGCGCGGCCCTTCGCGCTCGAAGCCCGAGGGATCGGCAAGCGCTTCGGCGCCACGTTCGTGCTCAAGGGCGCGAGCCTGCGGGTGCGCTCGGGCGAGATCCACGCTTTGATGGGCGGCAACGGCGCCGGCAAGTCCACCTTGATCCGCATCGTGGCGGGCGATCTCGAGGCCGACGCCGGCACGGTCCGCGTCGATGGGGCCGAGGGGGCGCCGCGCGGCGCCGTCGCCGTGGTGCACCAGGAGCTCGCCCTCTTGCCGCATCTGTCCGTCGCCGAGAACATCCGCTTGCCGGCCGAGCGCGGCGCTCTCCGCCTCTACCGTTCGGGCCGGGGCGACGAGGCCGCGGCCCGCGCCCTGGCGCTCCTCGACCCCCGCCTGCCGGCTGCGGTGCTGCACCGGCCGGCGGGCGCGCTCGACCTCCACCAGCGCCAGCTCGTCGAGATCGCCCGCGCGCTGCATTCGGGAGCGCGGCTCCTGCTGCTCGACGAGCCCACCGCCAACCTCACCTTCGGGGAAAGCGAGCGCCTGTTCGCCATCCTGCGCCGGCTCGCCCGCGACGAAGGCATCAGCGCGGTCCTCGTGTCTCACCGCATGAACGAGATCCGCGCGGTGGCGGACGCCTGCACGGTGATCCGTGACGGGCGCACCGCCGTGGATGCTGCGCCGCTCGGCGAGATCGACGACGATGCCATCGTGGCCGCGATGGGGCAGGCCCGGGCCGCCGTGGCGCCGCCTGTCCGGCGCGGCGAGGCGCAGTCCGGCGAGCCTCGCCTGGAATTGCGCTGCGGGGCACTGGCCATGGCTCTCGCGGCCGGAGACGTCCTCGGCCTCGCCGGCTCACCCGAGGGACCGGGCGACCTCATCGGGGCGCTGATCGGGGCCGCCCCGTCCCGGCGCTGGGACATCGCCTTCGGGGGGCGGCCCCTTCGCTTCCGCAGCCCAGCCGAGGCGGTGCGCCGCGGCATCGGCTACGTGTCGGGGGACCGGGCCGAGAAGGGGCTGCTCGCGACCCTGCCCCTCACCGACAACATCGTGGCGGGCACCCGCGTGGCGCGGCGGGCCAGGCTGGCGCTCGGCCGCGAGGTCCAACGCGCCGAGGCCGCCCTCCGGCTCCTGTCGATCAAGGCGACGTCGGTCGACGTGCTGCCGCGCACCTTGAGCGGCGGCACGCAGCAGAAGCTGCTGCTGGCCCGCTGGCTCGACACGCCCCCCGCCGTGCTGGTGCTGGAGGAGCCCACCCGCGGCGTCGATGTCGGCACCAAACGGGACATCTACGAGATCGTGCGCGGGCTCGCCGAGGCGGGCACCATCGTGGTCTGGTGGTCGACGGAATTCTCAGAACTGGCTGCCGTCGCGACCCGCGCCATCGCCTTCGATCTCACGGGCGAGCCGAGCGCCCTGCTCGACGATCTGTCCGATGTGGCGCTCGCCCGGGCCACCGGCATGGCGGCCTGA